A stretch of Candidatus Neomarinimicrobiota bacterium DNA encodes these proteins:
- a CDS encoding FAD binding domain-containing protein: MKFYQPTSIREFIELSASLSDQFATLLAGGTDLLPRYERGQALPDHLIDLKKLSDLYHINIKDDAVQIGALTSIQVIQEKPLIQSEFTALHMAAHDFAGAQIRHRGTIGGNIVNASPAGDLLPALYAFESMLTLIGPEGERQLPIQDFILGPGKTALKQSEILVSISLKRSGYKSTFQKVGLRHSMAISVVNLAFVYTEKEGVFDYLKIASGAVAPTVVTLDKLTSTILDNASKPEDWPLLIEADISPIDDIRATARYRKQVVINLVQAFLKGELGV; this comes from the coding sequence ATGAAATTTTATCAACCCACTTCAATACGCGAGTTTATAGAATTGAGCGCTAGCCTGTCGGATCAGTTCGCAACCCTGCTCGCAGGTGGAACTGATTTATTGCCTCGCTATGAGCGTGGACAAGCCCTGCCCGATCATCTCATCGATCTCAAAAAACTGTCTGATCTATACCATATCAACATAAAGGATGACGCAGTTCAAATTGGGGCCTTGACCAGTATCCAGGTCATCCAGGAGAAGCCGCTGATCCAGTCTGAATTTACGGCCCTGCATATGGCAGCCCATGATTTTGCCGGCGCCCAGATCCGTCACCGGGGAACCATAGGAGGCAACATCGTCAATGCTTCTCCTGCAGGAGATCTGTTGCCAGCTCTCTATGCCTTTGAATCAATGCTCACACTGATCGGACCAGAGGGTGAGCGACAACTACCCATTCAAGATTTTATCCTGGGTCCTGGAAAAACGGCATTGAAGCAGAGTGAAATTCTAGTGTCCATCAGCCTAAAGCGAAGCGGATATAAATCCACATTCCAAAAAGTGGGTCTCCGTCATTCCATGGCCATTTCAGTGGTGAATCTGGCCTTCGTTTATACTGAAAAAGAGGGCGTTTTTGACTATCTAAAGATCGCCTCTGGAGCTGTGGCCCCCACAGTGGTGACCCTGGATAAATTGACCAGCACAATTCTTGATAATGCCAGTAAACCAGAAGATTGGCCCCTGCTTATTGAGGCAGATATTTCGCCAATAGATGATATCAGAGCCACAGCGAGATATCGAAAACAGGTCGTGATCAATTTGGTCCAAGCATTCTTGAAAGGAGAGTTAGGTGTCTAA